A section of the Ignavibacteriales bacterium genome encodes:
- a CDS encoding DUF2779 domain-containing protein: MNTSSHLLSKSTFLRGSQCGKSLYLNKFHKEYRDPIDESKQAIFDTGHIVGELAKRLFPGGVDSNFGADLDTQKAINETKRLIDSGIKVIYEAAFMFQECLTVVDILVHDGDCWKAYEVKSSASIKKVNILDISYQYYIIKESGLPLDDIFIVYIDSDYVRIGDLDVTKLFKRESLKVKCEENKKLIEKSVNDFKSILQSSDTPSIDIGEQCFSPYDCDFYGYCWSHIPENSVFDIAGMRMKKKLELYKNGITKLSDIDEDEVSELQLIQIQSHKTNNSRIDKQKIQEFIDNLRYPLYFLDFETINPAIPLYDNTRPYRQIPFQYSLHVLDNMSTEPRHFEFLANSSNDSREQFIISLIEHLQKEGDIIVYNMSFESSRLSEIALAFPKYKDEVEAIINRAKDLMGPFREKSYYKPDMNGSYSLKVVLPSLVPEMSYDGLQISNGSSASSAFLYLIGNNIEGKEKEEIRNNLLEYCKLDTLALVRILEVLNKEVV; this comes from the coding sequence ATGAATACTTCTTCACATTTATTAAGTAAATCCACTTTTCTAAGAGGATCTCAGTGTGGGAAATCTCTTTATTTAAATAAATTTCACAAGGAGTATCGAGACCCTATTGATGAGTCAAAACAAGCAATTTTTGATACAGGCCATATAGTTGGAGAACTTGCAAAAAGATTATTCCCAGGTGGAGTAGATTCTAATTTTGGTGCTGACTTGGATACTCAAAAAGCTATAAATGAGACAAAAAGACTTATTGATTCAGGAATAAAAGTAATTTATGAAGCAGCCTTTATGTTTCAAGAGTGTTTGACTGTAGTGGATATCTTGGTCCATGATGGAGATTGCTGGAAAGCTTATGAGGTAAAAAGTTCTGCATCCATAAAAAAGGTAAATATACTCGATATATCATATCAGTATTATATTATTAAAGAATCTGGATTACCATTAGATGATATTTTTATTGTATATATTGATAGTGATTATGTAAGAATAGGTGATTTGGATGTTACAAAGCTTTTCAAAAGAGAATCATTAAAAGTAAAATGTGAAGAAAATAAGAAACTGATAGAAAAATCTGTGAATGACTTTAAAAGTATCCTTCAGTCTTCGGATACTCCTTCAATTGATATCGGGGAGCAATGTTTTTCGCCATATGATTGTGATTTTTATGGTTACTGTTGGAGTCATATCCCGGAAAACTCTGTATTTGATATAGCAGGAATGAGAATGAAAAAGAAATTAGAACTTTATAAGAATGGAATAACAAAATTATCTGACATAGATGAAGATGAAGTAAGTGAATTGCAACTAATACAGATTCAATCCCATAAAACGAATAATTCGCGGATAGACAAACAAAAAATTCAAGAATTTATTGACAATCTTAGATATCCGCTATATTTTTTGGATTTTGAAACTATAAATCCGGCTATTCCACTTTATGATAATACACGCCCATACAGACAGATCCCATTTCAGTACTCTTTACATGTTTTGGATAATATGTCCACTGAACCCAGACATTTTGAATTCTTAGCTAATAGTAGTAATGACTCCAGGGAACAATTCATAATTTCCTTGATTGAACATTTACAAAAAGAAGGCGATATAATTGTATATAATATGTCATTTGAGAGCAGCCGGTTAAGTGAAATAGCATTAGCGTTTCCTAAATATAAAGATGAAGTTGAAGCAATTATAAACCGTGCCAAGGATCTGATGGGTCCCTTTAGAGAGAAATCGTATTATAAACCTGATATGAATGGATCGTATTCTTTAAAAGTGGTTTTACCTTCACTAGTACCCGAAATGAGCTATGATGGACTACAAATCTCAAATGGTTCCTCTGCCAGCAGTGCATTTTTATATTTAATTGGGAATAATATAGAAGGAAAAGAGAAAGAAGAAATTAGAAATAACTTACTTGAATATTGTAAACTAGATACACTTGCTCTTGTAAGGATTTTAGAGGTATTGAACAAAGAAGTAGTATAA
- a CDS encoding WYL domain-containing transcriptional regulator → MPKEITKELLRQVEITASVYESPGKYSEHDMADRYNCSVQSIRRDFVKIRSEGVSIHSSKGKLYIENKIKLNKLNQLISLYLALNENDLIRNLGPITRKYGNKTLSIFVKIIKAINEKRKLSIEYGITSYGDPIKRVVTPIGFNKVAHTFNLIALENDVQDNVKFFLFERIISVKFNKEKSSLKVFPNLYDIYRFSWSNYTGIKESSNVELLFDKKHKKYLKDKIFVQEQEVIDVPEGILLKLKVKISFEFISWVMGWGGDVKVIKPSKLKKDILEKSNSILRLYS, encoded by the coding sequence TTGCCCAAAGAGATAACAAAAGAACTGCTAAGACAGGTTGAAATCACAGCATCAGTTTATGAAAGTCCTGGTAAGTATTCCGAACATGATATGGCCGATCGCTATAATTGCAGTGTGCAGAGTATAAGGAGGGATTTCGTCAAAATTAGAAGTGAAGGGGTTTCTATTCATTCTTCTAAAGGCAAACTATATATTGAAAATAAAATAAAATTAAATAAACTTAATCAGCTCATATCTCTATATCTCGCTCTTAATGAGAACGACCTTATTAGAAATTTGGGACCAATTACAAGAAAGTACGGTAATAAAACCTTGAGCATTTTTGTAAAAATCATTAAAGCAATAAACGAAAAAAGGAAACTTAGTATTGAATACGGAATTACATCATACGGAGATCCTATAAAAAGAGTGGTTACCCCAATTGGGTTTAATAAGGTAGCACATACCTTCAACCTAATTGCTCTTGAGAATGATGTTCAAGATAATGTAAAATTTTTTTTATTTGAGCGAATTATCAGTGTTAAATTTAATAAAGAAAAATCATCCTTGAAAGTTTTTCCAAATTTGTATGACATATACAGGTTTTCCTGGTCAAACTATACCGGTATTAAGGAGTCGAGTAATGTAGAATTGTTATTTGATAAAAAACATAAAAAGTATTTAAAGGATAAGATATTTGTTCAAGAGCAAGAAGTAATTGACGTGCCGGAAGGCATATTATTAAAGCTAAAGGTAAAGATTTCTTTTGAGTTCATTTCCTGGGTAATGGGATGGGGTGGAGATGTAAAGGTAATAAAGCCTTCAAAGCTGAAAAAAGACATTTTGGAAAAGTCTAATTCGATCTTAAGATTATATTCATAA